Proteins from a genomic interval of Leptospira kanakyensis:
- a CDS encoding SDR family NAD(P)-dependent oxidoreductase, whose amino-acid sequence MDQILKNKNAIVTGGALGIGRETSLLLAKKGAHVIVSDINLTEGAHVVTEIESFGGSAELIKCDVTAEEEIISLVETFKSRNQRLDIMVNNAGIANKPTFMHKVTTEVWNRLILMDLTSVFWCQKYATKLMLGDRIGGSIINVASIAGLGASPSLGPYCVAKAGVIELTTTGALEVARFGVRINAVCPGWTETAILDVAGERGKDAMEKNIPMGRLGKPSEVANLITFLASEESSFITGSVYRVDGGTRS is encoded by the coding sequence ATGGATCAAATTCTAAAAAATAAAAACGCCATTGTTACTGGTGGTGCCCTAGGAATTGGAAGAGAAACTTCCCTGTTACTTGCAAAAAAAGGGGCTCATGTCATTGTATCAGACATCAATCTAACAGAGGGTGCCCACGTTGTCACAGAAATTGAATCCTTCGGTGGTTCAGCGGAATTGATCAAATGTGATGTCACAGCCGAAGAAGAAATCATCTCCCTTGTTGAAACATTCAAATCTCGCAACCAAAGATTGGATATTATGGTAAACAATGCGGGAATTGCCAACAAACCAACATTTATGCATAAAGTGACAACAGAGGTTTGGAACCGTTTGATCTTAATGGATCTAACCAGTGTATTCTGGTGCCAAAAATATGCCACAAAATTGATGCTTGGTGACCGTATCGGTGGGTCTATTATCAATGTTGCCTCCATCGCAGGACTTGGTGCTTCTCCTTCGCTTGGACCTTATTGCGTAGCCAAAGCGGGAGTGATTGAACTGACAACCACAGGCGCCTTAGAAGTCGCACGATTTGGTGTTCGGATCAATGCAGTTTGCCCCGGTTGGACAGAAACTGCCATCCTAGATGTAGCTGGTGAAAGAGGAAAGGATGCGATGGAAAAAAATATTCCCATGGGAAGGCTTGGCAAACCATCGGAAGTGGCAAACCTCATAACCTTCTTAGCATCCGAAGAATCCAGTTTCATTACGGGATCTGTGTATCGTGTGGATGGGGGAACAAGGAGTTAA
- a CDS encoding winged helix-turn-helix transcriptional regulator: protein MPTNQKRSDCPISCSLDIWGDKWSLLIIRDLMNHKKCTYGDFLKSGEGIATNILASRLQLLEENDLIEKLDHPDSKAKVLYQLTNKGIDLLPILVEIHLWAEKYFDIPKDLKDRMKAVKKDKETVVRTLMKDLKKELASPTEKE from the coding sequence ATGCCAACAAATCAAAAAAGATCAGATTGCCCCATTAGTTGTTCTCTTGATATCTGGGGGGATAAGTGGTCCCTTCTCATTATCAGAGACCTCATGAACCATAAAAAATGCACTTATGGTGATTTTTTGAAATCAGGAGAAGGCATTGCTACAAATATTCTGGCATCCAGGCTTCAGTTGCTCGAGGAAAATGATCTGATTGAAAAATTAGACCATCCTGATAGCAAAGCAAAAGTTCTGTATCAGTTAACGAATAAAGGAATCGATTTACTTCCTATCTTAGTGGAAATTCATCTATGGGCTGAAAAGTATTTTGATATTCCTAAAGATCTAAAAGATAGAATGAAAGCAGTAAAAAAAGATAAAGAAACAGTTGTGCGCACTCTGATGAAAGACCTAAAAAAGGAACTGGCTTCTCCTACCGAGAAGGAATAG
- a CDS encoding SDR family NAD(P)-dependent oxidoreductase, whose protein sequence is MKQTILVTGASSGIGLLIANKLHKDGHTVVGTSRNPKNHSSQVPFKMIELDITSDSSIESFGKRLFNEIAKLDVLINNAGYLVAGLAEETSVDLGKQQFETNFWGTVKITNQLLPYFRKQRSGKIITVGSFLGLIGLPTVSYYSASKHALEGYFKVLRFELRDFNIKVSMVEPMSFQTNIGNNAVRSDLQIEDYDVLRKQTAAFSKNEFSNSPTPEPVISTIVQVIHEKDPKFNFPVGAGASFILTMQHYAYKLFEGAILKKLRNAK, encoded by the coding sequence ATGAAACAGACAATTCTCGTTACAGGCGCTTCTTCCGGAATCGGGCTTCTGATTGCAAATAAACTCCACAAGGACGGTCATACTGTGGTCGGTACAAGCCGAAATCCAAAAAACCATTCTTCCCAAGTCCCTTTTAAAATGATTGAATTAGACATTACCTCGGATAGCTCCATCGAATCCTTTGGGAAACGATTGTTTAATGAAATTGCAAAGTTAGATGTTTTAATCAATAACGCAGGGTATTTAGTTGCAGGTCTTGCAGAAGAGACTTCGGTTGATTTAGGGAAACAACAATTTGAAACTAATTTTTGGGGGACTGTTAAAATCACCAATCAGTTGTTACCCTACTTTAGAAAACAAAGATCTGGAAAAATCATAACCGTTGGATCATTTTTAGGACTGATTGGACTACCAACCGTTTCCTACTACTCAGCCTCAAAACATGCACTTGAAGGTTACTTTAAGGTTCTACGTTTTGAACTTAGAGACTTTAACATTAAAGTAAGTATGGTGGAACCAATGAGTTTCCAAACCAATATTGGTAATAATGCGGTTCGTTCTGATTTGCAAATTGAAGATTATGATGTATTACGGAAACAAACTGCGGCTTTTTCTAAAAATGAATTCAGTAATTCGCCAACGCCTGAACCAGTGATAAGCACCATCGTTCAAGTGATTCATGAAAAAGATCCAAAATTTAATTTCCCAGTAGGCGCGGGTGCTTCCTTTATCCTTACGATGCAACACTATGCATATAAACTATTCGAAGGTGCTATCTTAAAAAAATTGCGTAACGCTAAATAA
- a CDS encoding flagellar hook-basal body protein, with amino-acid sequence MLRGLYTGANGMISQQVRMDVVANNLANVDKTAFKKDTTVFKTFPEMLLHRYSEDGIGKTPMGSFDTSPVVGKLGFGAEVNEVYTRFEQGAVKKTDNIFDLMVQDQPGMEKPAFFSVLTNRGERLTRSGSFVLDKNGFVVTPQGFPLLGEKGPIQVNQGNFLVKENGEIYINAKLGTAPKDGTNFSENRFEDPVLLDKLKIRTVENPRHLDKEGDSFYSDTPESGEPTAFPELLAPQVLQGYLEASNVSVVTEMVDMIEVNRAYEANSKTMQTQDSLLGRLFEIMR; translated from the coding sequence ATGTTACGAGGACTCTATACTGGTGCCAATGGGATGATTTCCCAACAAGTGAGAATGGATGTGGTTGCCAACAATTTGGCCAATGTGGATAAAACTGCTTTTAAAAAAGATACCACAGTCTTCAAAACCTTTCCCGAAATGTTACTCCATCGATACTCAGAAGATGGGATTGGAAAAACTCCGATGGGTTCCTTTGATACATCCCCAGTTGTCGGTAAACTGGGGTTTGGTGCCGAGGTAAACGAAGTGTACACTCGCTTCGAACAAGGGGCTGTGAAAAAAACTGATAATATTTTTGATTTGATGGTGCAAGACCAACCTGGAATGGAAAAACCTGCCTTCTTTTCCGTTCTTACCAATCGTGGGGAACGCCTCACTCGGAGTGGGAGTTTTGTTTTGGATAAAAACGGGTTTGTGGTGACTCCCCAAGGGTTTCCTCTTCTCGGCGAAAAAGGTCCCATCCAAGTGAACCAAGGAAATTTCCTTGTGAAAGAAAATGGGGAAATCTATATCAATGCCAAACTCGGAACCGCTCCCAAAGACGGAACCAATTTTAGCGAAAACAGATTCGAAGACCCAGTCCTACTCGATAAATTAAAAATCCGCACGGTTGAAAACCCACGCCACTTAGACAAAGAAGGGGACTCGTTTTATTCCGACACTCCTGAATCCGGCGAACCTACGGCCTTTCCAGAACTTCTTGCCCCACAAGTCTTACAAGGTTATTTAGAAGCTTCGAATGTATCTGTTGTGACTGAGATGGTAGACATGATTGAAGTAAACCGCGCTTACGAAGCCAATTCCAAAACCATGCAAACCCAAGACAGTTTACTGGGTCGACTATTTGAGATCATGCGATAG
- a CDS encoding RNA recognition motif domain-containing protein: MKLSIGNLPQSLTEEALEKLLSAHGKVEHLQIKRDKITKVSLGYGTADMADADATKAISALNGKEIEGKAIVLVNQEELTKSQNEAAKKKGSPAVSKPTFGRNQTSGGGNTGVQRRGGSRGS, encoded by the coding sequence ATGAAGTTATCCATTGGAAACCTCCCCCAGTCGCTCACCGAAGAAGCCTTAGAAAAACTTCTTTCTGCTCATGGAAAAGTGGAACACCTCCAAATCAAACGGGACAAAATCACCAAGGTATCCTTGGGATATGGAACGGCAGATATGGCGGATGCTGATGCAACCAAAGCAATTTCGGCTCTCAACGGAAAAGAAATCGAAGGTAAGGCCATTGTCCTCGTCAACCAGGAAGAACTGACCAAATCCCAAAATGAAGCCGCGAAAAAGAAAGGAAGCCCTGCCGTTTCCAAACCTACTTTTGGCAGAAACCAAACTTCAGGTGGTGGCAATACAGGAGTCCAAAGAAGAGGCGGGTCTCGCGGTTCATAG